A single Chryseobacterium sp. DNA region contains:
- a CDS encoding MGMT family protein, producing the protein MDEIFKQQVYEVARLIPKGRVSTYGAIAKAVGYPNHSRHVGKAMGGCPADVPAHRVISSSGVLSVPEFQPKLEAEGITIENLRIKNFKKLFWDPIDEL; encoded by the coding sequence ATGGATGAAATTTTCAAACAACAGGTTTACGAAGTGGCAAGGCTTATTCCCAAAGGCAGAGTTTCTACATATGGGGCCATAGCAAAAGCTGTAGGGTATCCGAATCATTCACGCCATGTAGGAAAAGCAATGGGAGGCTGTCCGGCCGATGTTCCCGCTCACCGGGTGATTTCAAGTTCTGGTGTGCTGTCCGTACCGGAATTTCAGCCCAAGCTTGAAGCAGAAGGCATTACCATTGAAAATCTCAGAATAAAAAATTTCAAGAAATTGTTTTGGGATCCGATAGATGAGTTGTAA
- a CDS encoding deoxyhypusine synthase family protein, whose product MNKPISEFIEKYYLHFNAAALVDASKGYVAHLKEGGKMMITLAGAMSTAELGKILAEMIRQGKVDFISCTGANLEEDLMNLVAHSHYERVPHYRDLTPQEEWDLLERGLNRVTDTCIPEEEAFRRLQKHIVEIWKDAEAKGERYFPHEYMYKMILSGVLEQYYEIPRENSWMIAAAEANLPIVVPGWEDSTMGNIFASYCIKGELQPSTMKSGIEYMTYLADWYTKNSGGKGVGFFQIGGGIAGDFPICVVPMLYQDMEMHDIPFWSYFCQISDSTTSYGSYSGAVPNEKITWGKLDITTPKFIVESDATICAPLMFSYILENA is encoded by the coding sequence ATGAACAAACCAATTTCTGAATTTATAGAGAAATACTACCTGCATTTCAATGCGGCAGCGTTGGTAGATGCTTCAAAGGGATATGTAGCACACCTTAAAGAGGGTGGAAAAATGATGATCACTTTAGCAGGAGCTATGTCTACTGCAGAGTTAGGTAAAATTCTTGCAGAAATGATTCGTCAGGGCAAAGTAGATTTTATCTCATGTACTGGAGCTAACCTTGAAGAAGATCTTATGAACCTTGTGGCTCACTCTCACTACGAAAGAGTTCCTCATTACAGAGATCTTACGCCGCAGGAAGAATGGGATCTATTGGAAAGAGGGTTGAACAGAGTTACAGATACCTGTATCCCTGAAGAAGAAGCATTCAGAAGATTACAGAAACATATCGTTGAAATATGGAAAGATGCAGAAGCTAAAGGAGAAAGATACTTCCCACACGAATATATGTACAAAATGATCCTTTCAGGAGTTTTGGAGCAGTATTATGAAATTCCTAGAGAAAATTCTTGGATGATTGCCGCTGCAGAAGCAAACCTGCCAATCGTAGTTCCGGGATGGGAAGATTCTACTATGGGTAATATTTTCGCTTCTTACTGTATCAAAGGAGAGCTTCAGCCTTCTACTATGAAATCAGGAATCGAATATATGACTTACCTTGCAGATTGGTATACTAAAAACTCAGGTGGAAAAGGAGTTGGATTCTTCCAGATCGGAGGAGGTATCGCAGGAGATTTCCCTATCTGTGTAGTTCCAATGCTGTACCAGGATATGGAAATGCATGACATTCCTTTCTGGTCTTATTTCTGCCAGATCTCTGATTCTACTACGTCTTATGGTTCTTATTCAGGAGCTGTTCCCAATGAGAAAATTACTTGGGGTAAACTGGATATCACAACACCGAAATTTATCGTTGAAAGTGATGCTACCATCTGTGCACCATTGATGTTCTCTTACATCTTAGAAAACGCTTAA
- a CDS encoding GreA/GreB family elongation factor has protein sequence MSNHIIVTTGIYDAIKDTLRRKKVSIQEEQRLTEELRKAKQVLRRDLPADIVTVNRKVTLKDHTLDFEHEYIFVPSTQAKLKKNKHSILSDIALAVVGYKVGDVIDWPFRDGDRKIEIMKVEAWEG, from the coding sequence ATGTCCAATCATATTATTGTTACCACAGGAATTTATGATGCTATCAAAGATACATTGAGAAGAAAAAAAGTAAGTATTCAGGAAGAACAGAGGCTTACGGAAGAATTGAGGAAGGCCAAGCAGGTATTGAGGAGAGATCTCCCTGCTGATATCGTAACGGTTAACAGAAAAGTAACGTTAAAAGACCATACCCTGGACTTTGAACATGAATATATTTTTGTGCCTTCTACTCAAGCAAAACTTAAAAAGAATAAACATTCAATCCTATCAGATATTGCCCTGGCAGTAGTAGGATATAAAGTGGGAGATGTTATCGACTGGCCTTTCAGGGATGGAGACAGAAAAATTGAGATCATGAAAGTGGAAGCCTGGGAAGGATAG
- the arfB gene encoding alternative ribosome rescue aminoacyl-tRNA hydrolase ArfB, protein MKDFSKELRFKTSRSSGAGGQNVNKVETAVTVLWEVAATEFFNDDEKTLIQHKLKNRINSEGILFLTVSESRTQLMNKNKAIEKIIETVNKALIIPKKRTATKPSKGQKQKRLDNKKKLSDKKENRRFKF, encoded by the coding sequence ATGAAAGACTTTTCAAAAGAACTCCGTTTTAAAACTTCCAGAAGCAGTGGCGCCGGAGGGCAAAACGTAAATAAAGTGGAAACAGCGGTTACGGTGCTTTGGGAAGTGGCCGCCACTGAATTTTTCAATGATGATGAAAAAACACTGATTCAGCATAAGCTGAAAAACAGAATCAATTCGGAAGGAATTTTATTTTTAACGGTTTCTGAAAGCAGAACCCAGCTGATGAATAAAAATAAGGCAATTGAAAAAATAATAGAAACCGTTAATAAAGCCCTTATTATCCCTAAGAAAAGAACTGCGACAAAACCTTCAAAAGGCCAAAAGCAGAAAAGATTGGATAATAAGAAAAAGCTTTCGGATAAAAAAGAAAACAGACGATTCAAATTTTAA
- a CDS encoding AMP-binding protein — protein sequence MLIDFKNLNINNLSFDTEFEKKIKIFLEEWLSEGSTVKVQTSGSTGTPKIFEIEKKRMINSAVMTCNFLGLHEGNTALLCLPVEYISGKMMVVRSWQRKLKLIIAEPSLQPVENLEEEIDFCAMTPIQVENSLEKLHLIKNLIIGGAAVSESLKNKILQMNLDPSNRIFETYGMSETLSHIALRQLMPEPEEYFTAFENVSISLDERECLTLFAPAVNAEVLKTNDLVEIKNNKQFRFMGRIDNVINSGGAKIFPETLEALVKKVVPNEAVFLGIKDESLGQKLILIIEGDQEEDIVKKISEIRFEKNFHKPKEIMFINEIPRTPNGKVNRLELHKLINENI from the coding sequence ATGCTGATAGACTTCAAGAATCTCAATATTAATAATTTATCATTCGATACGGAATTTGAAAAAAAAATAAAAATATTTTTAGAAGAATGGCTGTCTGAGGGAAGTACCGTAAAGGTTCAGACTTCAGGCTCTACCGGAACTCCTAAAATTTTTGAGATTGAAAAAAAACGGATGATCAATTCTGCGGTGATGACCTGCAATTTTTTGGGGTTGCACGAAGGGAATACTGCACTGCTGTGTCTGCCGGTAGAGTATATTTCGGGAAAAATGATGGTTGTGCGTTCCTGGCAGAGAAAATTAAAACTCATTATTGCAGAGCCTTCTTTACAACCTGTTGAAAATTTAGAAGAAGAAATAGATTTTTGTGCGATGACCCCTATTCAGGTAGAAAACTCATTGGAAAAGCTTCATTTGATCAAAAACCTGATCATTGGCGGAGCTGCAGTTTCAGAAAGCCTGAAAAATAAAATTCTTCAGATGAACCTTGATCCTTCCAACCGTATTTTTGAAACCTATGGAATGTCTGAAACACTGTCTCATATTGCTTTGAGACAGCTTATGCCAGAACCGGAAGAATATTTCACTGCTTTTGAAAATGTTTCCATCTCTTTGGATGAAAGAGAGTGTTTAACTCTATTTGCTCCTGCCGTGAATGCTGAAGTGTTGAAAACTAATGATTTAGTTGAAATTAAAAATAATAAACAATTCCGGTTTATGGGGCGAATAGACAACGTGATCAATTCGGGCGGAGCAAAAATTTTTCCTGAAACCCTTGAAGCATTAGTAAAAAAAGTAGTTCCCAACGAAGCTGTATTTTTAGGCATAAAAGATGAAAGTTTGGGTCAGAAACTGATATTGATTATAGAAGGGGACCAGGAAGAAGATATCGTAAAGAAAATTTCAGAAATACGATTTGAAAAAAACTTTCATAAACCTAAAGAAATTATGTTCATTAATGAGATTCCACGAACTCCCAATGGAAAAGTGAACAGATTAGAATTACATAAACTCATTAATGAAAATATTTAA
- a CDS encoding Hint domain-containing protein: protein MLLTTLDGKTSPIESVNFLDEKAKVYNFEVEGNHNYYVSEKNILVHNDCGLPQLFSRIESNIIGGEFRYASGESIEFLANHNVKGSTLELTEMVFYPKGSVGNEMANTFGNRQMIQSFKVLQNYARENGFTQLRLQFQRAANSSSANPGHLFDQLFKL, encoded by the coding sequence ATGCTTCTTACCACTTTAGATGGAAAAACATCTCCCATAGAATCTGTTAATTTCTTGGATGAGAAAGCAAAAGTCTATAACTTTGAAGTAGAAGGCAACCATAATTATTATGTTTCTGAAAAAAATATTCTTGTTCATAATGATTGTGGACTTCCACAATTATTTTCACGAATAGAAAGCAATATTATAGGCGGTGAATTCAGATATGCAAGTGGTGAATCAATTGAGTTTTTGGCAAATCACAATGTGAAAGGAAGTACGTTAGAATTAACAGAAATGGTTTTTTACCCTAAAGGTTCTGTTGGGAATGAAATGGCTAACACGTTTGGAAACAGACAAATGATTCAAAGTTTTAAAGTTCTTCAAAATTATGCAAGAGAAAATGGATTTACGCAATTAAGACTTCAGTTTCAACGAGCTGCTAATAGTTCATCTGCAAATCCAGGACACCTATTTGATCAACTTTTTAAATTATAA
- a CDS encoding Hint domain-containing protein, translating to MGNVKVSFARNSTGNEDWVMSFYNNSQSGYDTTWSNTGSGFVSNWVGSMSYEGTPTNFSFGGTSTGIGNGPDGMYFNIPPVIINARGTASTWNNSQNLGFNSFLMYSKFTGALGQATYDMNSSNMGSYILNSKASQSVAAAENFLFLELPASFVGGEFLSLGWRAAGLSRIICGPLGRITNGLIKICFTEGTLVATEKGSRKIEDIKEGNLVWSYNEETGKKELKKVVELYRNTSSSLVKISVNGTEITCTPEHPFYVNGSWIEAQALIPKECFLPL from the coding sequence TTGGGAAATGTAAAGGTGAGTTTTGCAAGAAACAGTACAGGTAATGAAGACTGGGTGATGAGCTTTTACAATAACTCCCAAAGTGGTTATGATACAACCTGGAGCAACACTGGAAGTGGTTTTGTAAGTAACTGGGTAGGTAGCATGAGCTATGAAGGAACTCCTACTAATTTCTCTTTTGGCGGCACATCCACAGGAATAGGTAACGGACCGGATGGAATGTATTTTAATATTCCACCAGTTATTATAAATGCAAGAGGAACAGCCAGTACATGGAATAACTCTCAAAATTTAGGATTTAACAGTTTCCTGATGTACAGTAAATTTACAGGGGCTTTGGGACAGGCTACTTATGATATGAATAGTAGCAATATGGGATCTTATATTCTTAACTCCAAAGCATCACAGAGTGTGGCAGCAGCTGAAAATTTTCTGTTTTTAGAGCTTCCGGCATCTTTTGTGGGTGGAGAATTTCTTTCATTGGGCTGGAGAGCAGCAGGATTGAGCCGTATCATATGTGGACCACTAGGGAGAATAACCAACGGTCTTATAAAAATCTGCTTTACGGAAGGTACTTTAGTGGCCACTGAAAAAGGCAGCAGGAAGATTGAAGACATCAAAGAAGGCAATCTGGTATGGAGTTACAATGAAGAAACAGGCAAAAAAGAGCTGAAAAAAGTAGTGGAATTATACCGCAATACTTCTTCTTCATTAGTGAAAATCTCTGTAAACGGTACGGAAATTACCTGTACACCGGAACATCCATTCTATGTAAACGGAAGCTGGATAGAAGCCCAAGCCCTTATACCAAAGGAATGCTTCTTACCACTTTAG
- a CDS encoding DUF6443 domain-containing protein encodes MKKISLIVYFFVSALFYAQSLTNTENYTYSRTYLEPVTTEQPGAQQRQTVQYFDGLGRNTQNIGIKASPLGKDIVIPVAYDKLGRVSKNYLPLPIDSRNGAYIPNAGENAVNAYYNVPNAFSEVAYENSPLGRIEKAAAPGSEWQLSGNHISKAEYLSNTANEVKRFRAAITWNSSLQLNDVVLNFAANDAYTTNGYYNANILYKSVSKDEDGNESHSFTNSLGQTILVRKINVKENGAVENLDTYYVYDDFGNLSFMIPPKAAIASTGAEIQPLLNPLCYQYKYDKYNRLAEKKLPGKGWEYFVYDKQNRQVLGQDANLRTSVNSFGKPGWMFTKYDAFGRIVYSGFFANTASRIAMQTALNNMSANAVNNETVSASPFTQNNINFYYTKEAFPTGSMTILSVNYYDEYPEGAPQRPDQIQNQPVLASASTLITSNGLASVRSTKALPTISYTKNIENDNWSSDAIWYDQLGRAIGSYSKNHLGGFTKTEALLDFSGKTQLAFTYHSKNTINTEVTVKDTYTYSPQGYLLKHYQQVDSGMEELLSNYTYNDLGQVINKKVGNNLQSIDYTYNIRGWLTGINAADINNMGSKLFSYKIKYNTVEGAEVPNSSFGNLKVKPKYNGSIVEVDWKTAYGTNEPLRRYGYVYDGSERLRAGFFQVDTNPYSREYSEVIDYDLGGNITSLHRTGSAVNGVAEVIDNLTYNYLNNSNQLDYVQESGKGNALSGYPLPAGKGASLQYDANGNITQHLDKGLAKITYNFLNLPSQITPNSTTGLIKYIYASDGTKLQMNNDLTVTDYLGGFQYTANATGGMQSFVLANEEGYYDFVNNRYVYQYVDHLGNIRVSYAKGSSEPPVILEENNYYPFGLKHTGYNTGDTTNNKFKYLYNGKELQSSGNLDYGWRQYMPDLGRWIGMDQLSESYSSDSPYAYVLNNPVNMYDPDGRVSVDWAMSFYNNSQDGYNTNWTNTGSGFVSNWGGSMSYEGTPTNFSFGGTSTGIGNGPDGGIFIQIPAIELQTKSSFFWGLQIQSHVNKYMEWWNAKSDFAWDRVRNAGRYSDKGGVQSVNILAVPYMLLEAVLTEGLMQAGMEGHSAHSTAQVATFLYAMKAPQGVSGEMGIINKKGGTRIDPVNLPKSVTNDFTEILAGRGIPRMTGNAQTILENRSGVSLKWVGAKEWKIADVPDTSLNGSRILQHPSGKWGLVIDHNYKNIIQIPTSSAVKWK; translated from the coding sequence ATGAAAAAAATATCATTAATTGTATACTTTTTTGTGTCCGCTTTGTTTTATGCACAAAGTCTGACTAATACAGAAAACTATACCTATAGCAGAACCTATCTTGAGCCTGTAACAACCGAGCAGCCCGGAGCCCAGCAACGGCAAACCGTTCAATATTTTGACGGATTGGGAAGAAATACTCAGAATATTGGCATAAAAGCTTCTCCATTGGGAAAGGACATTGTGATTCCCGTGGCTTATGATAAGCTGGGGCGGGTATCAAAGAACTACCTTCCCCTTCCTATAGATTCACGGAACGGTGCTTATATACCGAATGCAGGGGAAAATGCTGTAAATGCCTATTATAATGTTCCCAATGCATTTTCTGAAGTTGCTTATGAAAATTCACCTTTGGGAAGAATTGAGAAAGCTGCTGCACCCGGATCTGAATGGCAACTTAGTGGTAACCACATATCAAAAGCTGAATACCTGTCAAATACCGCAAATGAAGTTAAAAGATTTAGAGCAGCAATAACATGGAATTCTTCATTACAGCTTAATGATGTGGTGTTGAATTTTGCAGCTAATGATGCCTATACAACCAATGGGTATTATAATGCCAATATCCTTTATAAATCAGTGTCCAAAGATGAAGACGGAAATGAATCCCATTCCTTTACCAATTCTCTGGGGCAGACTATTTTAGTAAGGAAAATTAATGTAAAAGAAAACGGAGCAGTTGAAAATCTGGATACCTATTATGTGTATGATGATTTCGGTAACCTTTCTTTTATGATTCCCCCAAAAGCGGCAATTGCCAGCACAGGAGCGGAAATCCAGCCTCTACTAAATCCTCTATGTTATCAGTATAAATACGATAAATACAACAGGCTTGCAGAAAAGAAACTTCCTGGAAAAGGCTGGGAATATTTTGTATATGATAAACAAAACAGGCAAGTGTTGGGGCAGGATGCCAACTTAAGAACAAGTGTTAACAGTTTTGGAAAGCCGGGCTGGATGTTCACCAAATATGATGCATTCGGAAGAATAGTCTACAGTGGTTTTTTTGCCAATACAGCATCAAGAATAGCTATGCAGACTGCATTAAATAATATGTCTGCTAATGCTGTTAACAATGAAACAGTAAGTGCTTCTCCATTTACACAGAATAATATTAATTTTTACTATACAAAAGAAGCGTTTCCCACAGGGAGTATGACTATTTTATCAGTTAATTATTATGATGAGTACCCTGAGGGGGCACCTCAACGCCCGGACCAGATACAGAATCAGCCTGTTTTAGCTTCTGCTTCTACTCTTATTACTTCCAATGGACTTGCATCTGTAAGAAGTACGAAAGCACTGCCTACCATCAGCTATACTAAAAACATTGAGAATGATAATTGGTCTTCAGATGCCATATGGTATGATCAGCTGGGAAGAGCAATTGGAAGTTACAGTAAAAACCATTTGGGAGGGTTTACCAAAACAGAAGCTTTGCTTGATTTTTCAGGTAAAACCCAATTGGCTTTTACCTACCATTCAAAAAATACTATCAATACTGAAGTTACAGTTAAGGATACGTATACATATAGCCCTCAGGGATATTTACTTAAACATTACCAGCAGGTTGATAGTGGAATGGAAGAGCTGCTTTCCAATTATACTTACAATGACTTAGGACAGGTTATTAATAAGAAAGTGGGAAATAATCTTCAGAGCATAGATTATACTTATAACATCAGGGGGTGGCTTACCGGTATCAATGCTGCTGATATAAATAATATGGGAAGCAAGCTGTTTTCCTACAAAATAAAATATAATACGGTAGAAGGAGCGGAAGTCCCTAATAGTTCATTTGGCAATCTAAAGGTAAAGCCTAAATATAATGGTAGTATTGTTGAAGTAGATTGGAAGACAGCTTATGGTACTAATGAACCACTTAGAAGATACGGATATGTATATGACGGGTCGGAAAGGCTAAGAGCTGGTTTCTTCCAGGTTGATACCAATCCGTATTCCCGGGAATATAGTGAGGTTATAGATTATGATCTTGGGGGTAATATAACTTCATTGCATAGGACAGGAAGTGCTGTCAATGGAGTCGCAGAGGTGATAGATAACCTAACCTACAATTATCTGAATAATAGTAATCAGCTGGATTATGTTCAGGAATCCGGGAAAGGAAATGCTTTAAGCGGGTATCCTCTTCCTGCCGGAAAAGGAGCCTCTTTACAGTATGATGCTAACGGAAATATTACTCAACATTTGGATAAAGGCTTGGCAAAAATTACATATAATTTTTTGAATCTCCCCTCTCAGATTACTCCAAATTCTACGACTGGGTTAATCAAATATATTTATGCTTCAGACGGTACTAAACTACAAATGAATAATGACCTCACCGTTACTGATTATTTGGGAGGGTTTCAGTATACAGCAAATGCAACAGGTGGTATGCAATCTTTTGTTTTAGCCAATGAGGAAGGATATTACGATTTTGTAAATAACAGATATGTATATCAATATGTAGATCATTTGGGAAATATAAGAGTTTCTTATGCAAAAGGAAGCAGCGAACCACCTGTGATTCTCGAAGAAAATAACTACTATCCTTTTGGATTAAAGCATACAGGGTATAACACGGGAGATACAACTAACAATAAATTTAAATATCTTTACAATGGCAAAGAATTGCAGAGCAGCGGGAATTTAGATTACGGATGGAGACAATATATGCCTGATCTGGGTAGATGGATAGGAATGGATCAGCTTTCTGAAAGTTATTCTTCCGATTCCCCATATGCCTACGTATTGAACAATCCGGTCAATATGTATGATCCTGATGGCAGGGTAAGTGTAGACTGGGCAATGAGTTTTTATAACAATTCCCAGGATGGATATAACACGAATTGGACTAATACCGGAAGTGGTTTTGTAAGTAACTGGGGAGGTAGCATGAGCTATGAAGGAACTCCTACTAATTTCTCTTTTGGCGGCACATCCACAGGAATAGGTAACGGACCGGATGGTGGAATATTTATACAAATACCTGCCATAGAACTTCAGACAAAAAGCAGCTTTTTTTGGGGTCTTCAAATCCAGAGCCATGTCAACAAATACATGGAATGGTGGAATGCTAAAAGTGATTTTGCATGGGATAGAGTTAGGAATGCAGGAAGGTATAGTGATAAGGGAGGGGTTCAAAGTGTTAATATCCTTGCTGTTCCATATATGCTTTTGGAAGCAGTACTTACAGAAGGGCTTATGCAAGCGGGAATGGAAGGTCACTCTGCGCATAGTACAGCTCAAGTAGCAACATTTTTATATGCCATGAAAGCTCCACAAGGGGTAAGTGGGGAAATGGGAATTATTAATAAAAAAGGTGGGACAAGAATTGATCCTGTAAATCTGCCTAAAAGTGTAACAAATGACTTTACTGAAATCTTAGCAGGAAGAGGAATTCCAAGAATGACAGGAAATGCACAAACAATTCTTGAAAATAGAAGTGGTGTAAGTTTAAAATGGGTTGGAGCAAAAGAATGGAAAATAGCAGATGTTCCCGACACTTCATTAAACGGTAGTAGAATTCTCCAACATCCTTCTGGAAAATGGGGATTAGTTATTGACCACAATTATAAAAACATTATACAAATACCAACAAGCTCAGCAGTAAAATGGAAATAA